Below is a genomic region from Caldisericia bacterium.
TTCAAGAAAACAGAAAAACTCAGAAAATTATTGAAGGAGAAGGAACTTTTAAGTTATGAAACCATAGAGAAATTGGGTGTAGCTGGTGAGTATAGAGATGATGAGACGGGGAAACATGTTAAGAGAGTGGGTAAATTTTCAGAGGTAATTGCAGAAGGGATTGGATTATGCAAGGAGTTTGTAGATACTATAAAACTTGCATCACCTCTTCATGATATTGGAAAGATTGGAATCCCAGACAGAATACTTCTAAAACCGGCTTCACTAACTCCTGAAGAATTTAAAGTAATGATGAGGCACACAATAATTGGAAAGAAGATACTGTCTGGATCAATAAATCCTGTTCTTAAAATGGCAGAGAAGATTGCTTTCTCTCACCATGAAAAATGGAATGGAACAGGATACCCAAGAGGCTTAAAGGGGGAGGAAATTCCCTTGGAGGGGAGGATAGTATCTGTTGTAGATTCCTTTGATGCTATGACAAGCAAGAGAGTATATAAAAAGTCATTCAGTTATGACTTTGCTTTTAATGAAATAAAAAAACTATCTGGAAGCAGTTATGATCCAGAA
It encodes:
- a CDS encoding response regulator, with translation MEGKILNVDDEEFNLEFLNAFLTSRGFEVIDAKDGREAVILATEKKPDLILMDIMMPIMDGIEATRILKRNKNTKDIPIIIVTAAAHRENKARAAEAGADEFISKPIDLVELEIRIKNLLKIREYNALKTGYQTHLEDEIFKKTEKLRKLLKEKELLSYETIEKLGVAGEYRDDETGKHVKRVGKFSEVIAEGIGLCKEFVDTIKLASPLHDIGKIGIPDRILLKPASLTPEEFKVMMRHTIIGKKILSGSINPVLKMAEKIAFSHHEKWNGTGYPRGLKGEEIPLEGRIVSVVDSFDAMTSKRVYKKSFSYDFAFNEIKKLSGSSYDPEVVKVFIEKFEEIKKIKEQYKDEN